The genomic segment ACACTCACACTTGATCAGCACAATCCCAGACTGCCCAGAGGCAGGAGGGCTGATGTGGTTTTCCTGGAAGATCACCATGTTTCAGGAAGTTTGTAGCTTGGATGTGGATGTCTGGAGTATGATCTCTGAATTCACAACGTAGACTGTATCACTGGTCTTCTCTGCCAGCTTCTTCCCATAGTCAGGAATGTACCACTGTCATTGTCTTCAGATGGCCACTTCTGTGCCAGCACTTGGTGCCATGCTGCTGCTCCACACCTGCCGGGCAAGTAACTTGCAAGCTCCTAGAGGGCACTTTCATAGTGTTCATCCACATTTGCTTGCAGACCTTTCAAAATCACAAGCTTCATCAAATCCAGCTTTCCAGGGTGGGACcaggttttgggggaaaaatggggactgagTAGATGCAATAGGTTTGTAATGCTGCTTCAGCTGCTAACTAAGGTCTGTGACTGAGGTAAATCAGTTCTCCCTGTGCCCTCCTTATCTGTAAAACAGGGTCAATGAGACTTATTTCCTTTGTACGGCAGTTTGAGATCAGTGGGAGATAAGTAGTATGTGAGAGCAATTGTTATTATCCTGATTGAAGTTTGTTAGGCAAAGTGTTTGTGATTGTTCACTGAGTCGGCAAAATATGTCCTTTGAAGCTCTGCTCAGTCATACGCATTGTTTTGGTACCCCTTGATGGACTTTGCAGACACGGGTGAGATGTGAATGCATTGATGTGCTGacagtattttgaaaatgtgGCTCCAAAATGACAGAAGTAGCGGAGGGAAGCTGTCCTTGGGTTACGTGTGTGTACTGTGCTGTACCCAGTGTTCCTGGTGTGACTGCAAGAGAGCTAAAACAATCACATGGCTGTATTAATTTGTTCATTGGTATTAATTAATAGCGCCTTTAGTGTTGATAGTTTTATGTTCTAATTCTGGCAGACCCCTGGCTGCATTCACGACCATGGAAAACTTCATGGCACCGCTGAGCACCGTCAGTGAGTTGGCGCTTCAGCAGAGCAAGGCCAAGCTTCTCCACCGCAAGGTGAGCGGTCCCTCCCGGCGCAAGCGGGAGTTCATGCCAGATGAGAAGAAGGACAATATGTACTGGGAGAAGAGGCGCAAGAACAACGAGGCAGCCAAGCGCTCACGGGAGAAGAGGCGCCTCAATGACTTTGCCATGGAGAGCCAGTTGGCTGCTCTCAGTGAGGAGAACGCCATCCTCAGGACAgagctgctgtccctgaagctgCGCTTTGGGCTCATCAGCCCAGACGCTAGCACCTACCAAGGTCACTCTCTCCAAGACTTTCTGGGAGTTTTTTTCAGAGGGCACAGAGCAGCCTCTCCACTCCTGGAAGCTGAGCCCTTTGCTGGGGAGTCCTGCTTCTTCAGAACCAAGAGCTTTGTGCCAAAGGTGCTGGAGCCAGCTGATTTTTCTTGCAAAACCTTTGGCCCATCCAGAAACGTCCTTGGCTGTGACTCAAAACCAACTCCCATGGACACACCTGGCCTTCAGCAGCCAAAGAGGCTTGATGCAGGCTTTGGACCCACAGTTTGCCCTCCATTCCTCAATTACCACTGCCCGGACAAATACGCTTTCCATTTGCCCTTGTCAGGCAGTGCCTGCTTCTTGTGCCCTTCCCCCTGTTCAGCTGAGGCGAGCAAAGAAAACACCACAACTGTCTCAGATGAAGATGATGAGCAACAAGTGCCCAAAACTTCTCCTCTGCCCCCATGCAGCCTGCCCTGTCCTTCAGAAGATCATTCGAAGGGCCGAAGCTATGCTGCCCTACCTCACAAGCTCCGGATTAAGACCAAAGCCCTCAGCAGCTTGGAGGAATGTGGCCTGGACTCCCActgagggagcagaggaagagcccTCAGTGGGGCCAGTGTAAGACCTTCCAAAGACATGAAGGGTTTGGAaggagggtgtgtggggggaaTGTCTTATACTTCAAAGAGGGAAGtcattttctctgctttgcaTAAATAATAAGGGAGTTTATAGGGCTGGGCTGCGTCACTACAGCACAACTGCAGCTGGCCATAATGTTCGTCTTACTGGGTGAGACCTGCCAGACCCTGCGGTCTGAGTTTTACCTGTCTGCTGTGCTCATGAAACCACGCTAAAATTTGAGGTGTGAAGGGACCAGAGGCAGGAAGAGGCTAAGAGAGTGGAGGTGGTGGCCACACCACGTAACACAACTACAGCTGCTTGGGGTGACAACCATTTTAATTACCTTTGCTTCATCATCACGTTCATCCTCATGAATGTGCCTGAAGTCTTAATTGTTTGACATGGGAAACTGTTGATGGAAACAGTCTGAGACCCTCATTTGTCTGAAGCAAGAAAAAGGGATAGTCATAAAAAGGCGGCGAATTTACACTGTCATGAAATGACAGCAGAACCTAGTCCATTTTATTCCCAGTTTATCATAATTTATCTTCCGAGAGAATGAACTCTTTGACCAGACACAGTGTGGTCCAGAAGATAGTTTCATCAACCTTTGCAATTATTATTTTGGAGGACtaaatgtttgttttttactgaaatgcaaaaccTATTTTAGTTTTACTTCGTTACTTTTAAATAAGGCATTTTCAAACATGCTATTTCTATATTTGGAAATTGCCTTTACAAAACATTCTCTCACCTTTAGCTGAGTTGGCTGATCCATTTCTTCTTGTGGAAATTAAttgcttataaaagaaaaaaataaacaaaaaaagacaatttttatgAAAATCGTTAATTAATTGAGCAAAAAGCATTTCaacattttagattttttaatatgattttaaaattattttaccagCTTTAAATCAAGTGAGCAACTCAGTTAGCATCTGGCTGGTTAGATTAATCAAGGTAAATCTCAACTGGCCCAAGGCTGGACTCACATTGGATGTACTCATCGATTATTTCAATTTATCAAACTGTACAAACTGGAGAGACTGAACTGGAGACCTAGCACTGATGgtttctcttgcatttcagtgCCTGGCGTATTTGCAACACTCAGAAATAATGGAGGAATCTAATACTCATAACTGTAGCCTTTTGGGTCCCTGCTGTCACCGAGTGTGCAGCACCACTGGATGAACTGCAGATGTGGAACAGAATGGGCTGAACGTTGCAGAAACAGTGAAGGCCACATTGCTCCTTCAGAGATCTGGACATGGAGGCACTGATTTCCATCCTTCTGTGAAGGAGGGAGGACAATTAGAAGTATACAGTGTCCAGGCAGGGAGAGAGATGTCCCAGCACGTTCTGCGGATGGGTCCCCTTTGCAGATATAATGCTACCAGCTCACCCCCCTCCCATGTCAGTTGGTCTgcaggaaatcctccctcccaGACAAATTTCTGCGGTGAGATGCATTGGGAAGCTTCAGCAAAGCATTGTTGTTGGAAACCTGCTTTCAGGCTGGGCAAGCTGTTACTTGGTTCTCGCGTGGTGCTTCTGCTCCATCCCCAAGCATTCAAGGAGCGTCCATGCTAAAGCATCGTCTCCACATTGGTTTTAGCAGTTCCTGGTGACAGGGGTTCCCATCCTATGTCTCAAGAGACTGCCCTGTTGCAGATCTCCAGACTTTCTTTGATTTTATCTAATGAATTTGGGTTCAGACCCTTTCCCCTTTTACAGCATTTTGCTCCCTTTTACAGCATTTTGCTCCCTTTTACCTATGCACATGCTGCATATAGTTTATATATTCTTTGGAGTACCTGCTTGCACACTTTCCCTGTCCATCCTGGCATCCAACTGCTTAGCCTTTGGCAAGCTGCTCTTAAAGGCAGGAGGCATCTTGAGCTACGGCTACGTTGAGCTGAAAGCCAGCTGAGCCTCATGAGCAGTAGCCTCATGGAGGTCTCTAAAGCCTACTTTATGCTGTTCCTCAGTCACCTCAGTTTACAAGCCAAAGACAGATCTCAGAGATGTATTCCAGGTATACCTGTAACTCCTTGTCCTCAGTTCTCCTCTCACGTTTTGTCTTTCTTCCTGAGGGAAGAAGGCTAATGCAGTTCTCATgtttctgtgtctgtctgtcagCCCTAAACATTTTTTGACATGTTGGACAAATACAGCCCGATACAATGGAAGAAGACAGATCTCAAAGGGAATAAGCAGCTTCAAATTGTTCTCTTCTGCCCCAGCTATATATTTTCATGCAATCTACCATTTCCCTACTGGTAGTAAAAACTGCATTGCCTGCTCAGCCCTACTGGAAACCAGAGATGACAGTGGGAGCTAAACCTCCCAGCTCAGGTCCCTGGGGGTCTCCGCTTCGCCAGTACTGCTGCTCAGAGGAATGCCCTGTTCCTTTTCCTCTTATGCTCTTCTCACTAAAATTTCAGGCTCTGGAGAATAAGGACAATTCAAGAGTATTTTTCTAGAAATCATTTTAAAGCTAATAAAAAACCACACCAATAATAAGACTGTATAAAAGGACAAACCATGCTCTCTGACATCCCTCAAGTCAGTTTGGAAAAGAGGGCCCTTAATGTGAGCTGTACACAGGGTCATCTGAACTGTGGAGGTGTATCAACATGTGCCTAATAAAACTGTTTCCAGAAGCTGTGAAAGACGTATTTGCCTGTCTGTTGGGACTGTATCTGCACTGAACTTTCCTCCTTGGGAACAGCCAGCCTGATAAATACATCCCATGGAGACAAGTCCTGCTCGGCAGCAGCGCAGGTCGCTGAATGACAGGCTGTGGGGCACATACCTTCCTGATTCCTCTGTCCATAAATGTGTTTTTCCCCTGTCTCTCTCTACGTGCTCGCAGCAGGACCGTCAGTTCTCCTCCGTGGAGCCCTCCTGCAGCTACTGCACCACCGGCGTGCTGCCAGAGGGGCTGGTGCAATGGGGCTCAGCAGCTCACTGCCGTTTTCGTGATGCCCCGAAAAGGTCAGCCCCGCTGACTGCCCATCTCTGGCGCCTTTGTGCTGCGATCAGTGCAGAGAAATGGGCAGAGACCTTCGTGCTCGCAGCTGCGGAGGCCGGAGCCCTCAGGCTGCAGCGCGAGGGGGACAGCTCTACTGTACTCAGTGGCACGAAGGGAAACCAGAGTGCTGCAACTGCTCTTCAGGTGTGAAACTTGACGCAGCGATGCTTTCAGATTAAAAGAAACCACAAGTGGTTCAATTTCCTGGCCTATTCCCCCTGTCCTCTTTTGCCCTCAGAACAGGTAGGGGACAGTCCGTAGCAAGAAGGCAgcttagaaattattttcctagaaGAAATTGCCTCCCCCCGACTCCTGCCCTTCCCCATCACTCCTGGACCAGCTTTTCTCGTGGCTGTGCAGGGCCCTTCTCTGGCTCCATGCGCCTGCAGCCGTTTCGGGATGCAGCAAGCAGCCGTGAGTGAGTGGtgtggggtgcaggcagcaccACGGCAAAGCTGGGGGGAGGTCAGCTCACTCTGCCAtggaggatttttatttttttgttagtattttcattgaagtagtttagttccttctgaACTCAtgaatctctttatctctctttatctctttccctcctctcctaggagagagaggtgggggagagcatctgtcattcatttcggtggccagtctggcccaaacgtTGACAGATGGGTTTGGGGCTCacagggagggaggcagccccCAGGACCTGCCttcgctcccagccccgctgcccaggGCCCAGGGAGAGACAACCCTGAGAGGTTTAAACCTGCAGGTGCCCAGAGGCGGCCTTTTGCGGGGAGAAGGCAGGGTTCATctgaggaggatgaagaaatgAATAATGCTTCCTGTTTGCTGTGTCCCTGCTGTTGCACAAACAAGGGCCAAACCTGGAGCCGGGGTTCACGACGGTGTAAGCTGCTAGGCCCCGGCGCAGGCAGCAGAagggtgcaagagcagcaggaaaagcagcaggagagcaggaaagGGCACGAAGTAAAGCAGCCATGGCCCCACAGCTGGCTCTTCCCACACTTTCTTACACCCCCTTTGCCACTGTTCCTCTTTCTCCAGGTTTTGTTATTCCTCCCCTCTGGGGCCGCTCGCCTGGAGGGGATGGAGACGGGGAGGGTGTTTCATCTCCCTCCACATTCTCATTTCTCCTTTGCTGCCGTGTCCTAGAGAGGTTCCTGTCGGTACCCAGGGGAGGTCCAGCCCTCTCTATCAATTATCCCATTCCCAAGTTGCACATTTAATAACATCTTCAAATAAGAGCCATTATTGTACTAATCGTTTCAGATGATGGTAGCTGCAGGGCTTGCCTGGAAGGGAACTGACCTATTTCTGCTCCTGCACAGGCTTAGAAGTTAATTCAGTCTTTGTTCCAAAGTAACCTCAGGTAGTTTTCAAGCTGTTTAATTACCGGGGTGAGTGATGTATAATAAAAAAACCTCTGTGTGTGTCCTAAGAGGGGCAGGAGCGAAAGATACTTCTTGCCTGTATCT from the Rissa tridactyla isolate bRisTri1 chromosome 22, bRisTri1.patW.cur.20221130, whole genome shotgun sequence genome contains:
- the NFILZ gene encoding NFIL3 like protein, yielding MENFMAPLSTVSELALQQSKAKLLHRKVSGPSRRKREFMPDEKKDNMYWEKRRKNNEAAKRSREKRRLNDFAMESQLAALSEENAILRTELLSLKLRFGLISPDASTYQGHSLQDFLGVFFRGHRAASPLLEAEPFAGESCFFRTKSFVPKVLEPADFSCKTFGPSRNVLGCDSKPTPMDTPGLQQPKRLDAGFGPTVCPPFLNYHCPDKYAFHLPLSGSACFLCPSPCSAEASKENTTTVSDEDDEQQVPKTSPLPPCSLPCPSEDHSKGRSYAALPHKLRIKTKALSSLEECGLDSH